A window of Rhizoctonia solani chromosome 5, complete sequence genomic DNA:
GAATGAATCATTTCTCCCTCGTATTCAATCAATATTTTACGCTGTGTTTGatcctgtcaaaggtcctcAAATTGTTTGTCAAGTTCCGAAGACGGGATCACGATCCACCAACCACACCCCGCATCAGGCGTGCTCAGCCCAACTCTAAACCCAGTAACAAGTCGAAGTCCATCTGGTAGTCCGTTCAAGTCCCCACCTCACTTGCCTCTCACCTTGCCTGTCGAGACGTCCACGCCAAACTATATTCCTCCTGCTCAATCACAACCCCAAGCCCTACCACCTACTGCTTCCCGATCCAGTTCCCAATCCCGAATCGTACACAATAATAGCCTCCTCGATTTCGACTCGATATCCGAGTACGTAATCCCTAAGGACGAACTCTGTGGTCGGTTACTCCAGTGCAATACTCCGCGACACCGTATACTTGGATTTCCCGTTGCGTTGAAGAATGATGTTACAGGCGCTTGTGGTTTCGATATAACCTATGCTTTGTTTTTGATCGAGAAGCCGATTTAAGCTGTTATGAACCCATTGTGAGGAAATGTGGTCGAGTGCTTATGGCGTGTGAAGTGAGTCTGTTTCTTTCTTCACGCCACACGAAATTGACTGATCCAGACGAAAGAGAGAAACCAACTTTCTCTCAAAGAGCGCGACCTCGCATCAAATCCATAGCATAATCGAACAGCTTTATGGTGACTTGAACTCGTACTCCGAACATCCATCCAAATCGACGAATGCAATTTTTTTGAATTGCGCGTGTTTCCATTTTATCCGAATCCGGCCCCGGTGCAAGATTGGGACGTTCCCGTTGCTTTAATCAATATTGAAAAACGAATGGACGAGAACTGGGATTTGACGATCGCGAGGGTGGTCCGGTTTGTGGATGGAGCGAATCATGTCAAACGGATATGCGAACTTGCAGACGTGGATTTGGAACTCGGAAGGTTGGCTGTGCAGCATCTCTTGTGAGTCTTTCTGAAATTTATTTGAGTAACCAGCTTAAAATTGGAAAAGGTTCTACCAGTGTGTTATTATGGTCGATATATTCCAGTACTCGAATATTTACGCGCTCAAGCCATCTATTGAATGGCTCGCCAACGATCCGGGCGTACAAGAAGAATGCCCAGGATATGTGACCCTCCCAGGTATATCCAAAATCACCTGCCTTTCACCACGAACCAAACTTAGAGCTTATTAGGACATACTCCCCCTTCCTGGCCCGAACTCTTACGGCTCTATTCTCGCCTCTCCCATTCCCAAACAGTTCACAGCTGGCTCGAATCCGCCTCTTCTGTAACCACCTCCCGCTCAAACCCCACAACTCCCAAATCTCCTATGGGTATTTCGCCAGACATCGTTTCTTCAATTGATCCACGGCGGTTCATCTCATTCGGGGTAATCAAAGGATTCGTCCGTCGCGTCCGACGGTGGCCAGTCCTGCTATCGCGGCGCGGTAAACGGGGCCGGGACGGATACTAAGCGGGACCAAGTGGAAGGTATCCGCTCCGCATTTCAAGAACGGAGCTCTCATAACTCCCACGGAGACGAGGGTGCAAGCGTTGGGACAATTCGAGCAGGATCAGGGGGCAGTGGTGGGATGCTAAGCGCCAGCATGGGTACCCTCAGTGCTTCTCTCAGTCCACCCACTACCCGACCATCGGCTAGTGCACTATTGAGAAGCGTAGCAGCTGCATCCGGAGTAACTGAATCAACTACAACCACTAATTCTGGTGCGACAACTGCATTGAGTACGAGCCCTCTTGCTCCTCGCGCACCCCGAACCACACCGACACAACAGAGCCAGATAGCTCGCGCAAGACCGGACCGGTCAGATAGTATAAGCACAGTCGTGTACCACCCTCCTCCTCCGTCTCCAAACCACGAAGTCATTCCGCCTGAATTGGAAGCACTCTTGGACGGGACGCACCATGCCGACGAGTTGTGCGTAAAGTTTGGGGTGAGCTGGCAGATCCTCGAACGGTGGTTGAGTTTGCTTGGTGGTGGGAATGGGACACCGGAGGATATGGGTCGAAGGGTCATGATTATTATCGATAGGATGGTAGTTATATGCGCTTAGTTACTTGAACCGCTGCGTCTCGGTCAAGTTGGAGCGCTTGAAGTTGCTGTTCATAAAAATTAATAGGGACTGATGAAATCCTATTTGTCCGTGAGGTTCTAGTGGATGATTGTATTATCAGCGGCCGTTTTTTTATTAGAATGTGGTATGCCAAGGACGGTTTGTCAATATGCGTCCCTTGTTGAGTTTCCGGTAACCTCACATTATGTGTGTCTCATTTATGCATACAGGTGACCGCCGATATCTATACAAAACGACCATGAATTGTACATCTATGGATTCACTGAGTTTTTGGGGGCTTTCAGACTTTTATTTGGCTCATATAACCGTATGATATCTTGGCCTGTTCATCAACTCCAGCGGCTCGTAAATACATCCCATCGAATCTGTGATGGCTCGACCAGCCGATATCACGAAGTCTAAACCAACACATAATTATTTGTTATTTTTAGAAATGTGCGTATTGAATTGTTCCTACCTGCGTGCCTTGTGATAAGGGTacgatgtatatatgcatatgtgGACAAGAATGAGAGAGGTGCACAGGATCTTAGTCGATTCTTGCCCTCTTGACTCTAAGGGCCTTTCCGGGTCGAAAATCACCCATGCCGTTTAGTTTGGTTCTTCCTTCTGAGTGTTTTAGAAATTCTTTTCGGTACAAAACCTTCGATTGACATGACGAATTCGACGTTTGGCATCTCCTTTTGAAAAGACATGGATTTGTGACCTTATTTGAAACAGGTTCCAGAGTAAGCACGTTGGCTCTATGCAGGTCTCGCATCTCGCGATTGCATTTTTCTCGCTATCTATAATGATGGTGTATGCTGCACAGCGTATTGACGGTTGGTCGAAATGCGATATTTTGCGAGCAGCCCTGCGATTGAATCAAATCATGTGGTTGGATTGATACAGGGCTGGGGTTCCAAAGCTTACATAACACAGGCCGAGAACGCCTGGGGTTTCAGCCAAGCGTCAAAGAAGACTAAAATAACTTCGTAGACTAAGGCTATATAATGCTAACAACCACTCGGTTGTTTCTCCATCCGCATCCACTGTCTGGTCTCGGGTTTTGCATTCCCCTCGTCTTCGTTCGCTTACATCCACAGTCATTAATACTATGCCTGCCGCTGCTGTTGTTCTTGCTCTTGCCGGTCTCGCTGCCGCGCAGTACCCTGCCTATACTGGCCAGTTGCTCGTGTCtcctggaagcaacgccGGAAAGTGTCTTGACGCCGAAAACCGCGACGGTGCCCCGGTCAAGATCGCCGACTGCAACGGTAGCGCTAACCAGAAGTGGTCGTTCGGTAGCAAGTCTCATGTTGTCAAGATCCACGGCAACAAGTGCTTGGACGTCAAGGACGGTGTCAACGCCGACGGCACGAAACTTCAAATCTGGACTTGCAACGAAAGCAGCCAGAACCAAAAGTTCTGGTACAGTTTCTGGGATTACACTTTGTCTTGGGAGGGCAAAGGTCAGTTTCGCCTTTTTTTTATGCTTATAATTATAAGCATTTGCTAATATGGACGTTTACACACAGGTAAATGTGTCGACCTTCCCTCCGGCAACTGAGCAACGGTAACGTTGCTCAGGTTTGGGGATGCAGCAAGGAGAACCCAACCAGATCTGGACCACGGGATACCTGCCAGTGACCACCTAATACTTCCGAGGTCGGCCAATATGGTACCAACCAGTGCGGTACTCAATCTTCCCAATCTTCCAACTGCCAGACCGCCTGGATCAACGACGTGATGATTTCTGTCTTTGGGCTCCACCTAATGGTGGTGAAATTGGAACACTGAGCGGGAGGTGTCGCTTATTGCACAAAGAGCGGCCGTGGAACTCGTACCTTCCCCGACGGTACCCTCAAGGGCGTCATTTGTGAAGACGAAGATTATGTTCAGTCACAGGTACGGGTGACTTCACCAAGATTGGTATCATCCCGGTGATGGTGGAGAGCTTGATCCCCACGGTGCCGATGGCAATGGCAACCCTAGTACGTTTGCTTGTTTGCTTACTATCGACGTGTCTAACAGATCTTATAGTTGGCGGCCTTGTTATGGTAATACTTTGGACATAACTTCAGTATCACGAGTGGACAAGCTTTGTATGGACTTCTCCTTAGGTTTTGTTGGCACATCTGACGTTGCTATAGATGTCCGCCACTGAGTTTGCTTCCGCGCATGCACCGGCCCTCACGCAGCTCAGAATTGCCAGCACATCTATGGTGCGTGTCGTTATACCATTCTggtctttttttttcttacCGTCATGTTTAGATGTCATGGGCTGCCGCTGGAACATGCCTGCCAACTATGATGCCGGAACCTTCGAATCTTGCGATGCCGACAACGCTAAGCCTATGGGTATTTATGGAACTTCTACTTGGTACCAGGGCGTCAAACCCACCCTGCTGCCCACCCTATCCCCAGCTCCTCCAACTGCCGTACCCTTCCTACAGTCGCTCCGGGCCTGTCAAGCGCTCTCACAAGCGTCGTGCGTTTAGCCATGACAACTAAGATCAAGCGACGAACATAGGTTATGATAGCCTACCGTAGACTAGATACTGCATGTTGTTTCTATGATAATATAATCTAATAATTTAATTCTCCTTGCCATATGAGATCTTTTTTATGTCTTTTTCATCTTTGATCATTAAGCTGCGGTTCGTCAACTTTATCACACCCTTCGAAGTGCTACCAGTGATGGTCATGGGCTGATCTTATAACAAAATTTACAGTGTCTAGCACATCTGTTCTACCATGCACAATAGGTGAAAGCTACCGTGAGTCCCCTTTGGAGTGACATACGAAAACCAACGTGACTTTCCCCATGATTTGATCGACACCCGTAATTCAGACATCGATCAACCTTGCCTTGAATATCAGATATTTGTGGAAGTTTGTGCCCCATACAGGGGCATTCAGGGGCTAATTATTGAGTGGCTTTATGCTACCACCATAATGAATCCTATTGCCTCCATTTTGCCTGATTCACCACGTCGTCAAATGCCCGAAgccattgggattgaacctGGGGATAGGTGGGCAATACGAATTAGCTACAATgattatatttatatctaaCTCAATCATGGGAATAAGGTATACCCATCTCTTACATAGAACTCGGAGCCGCCCCAGCTCTCGTCCAAGGCGCTCTTCCCTCACCGGAAGAACTCGGGGAAACGGGCATAGTAAGTGTATTATTCAGTCTTGAAGTTCTGCTCCTCAAACATATGCATCTGAACTCATGATTGGGTGCAGACCCCGTACCTGCTGGTGACAACGAAAACGTTATGCTCAGTAGTATGGCCGAAAGCTCCTATTTTTCAGGAGATAGAGACGGGAATAGCGTTCCGGTGTCCCATTCTTTTGATGTCAACGAACAGCCGGTTCATTTCAGTCTCCTTCCCTTTGGGCCAAGCCGTAGGCGCTCCAGCCTTGCGACTAACAGCACAAGCATTTCGACTCCTCCCCCGATGTACACTGGGTACGGAACTTCCAGAGCACCAGCAACTGAACCGATTCCACAGCATGCGCAGTTCAACACCTTTCTTCAAGTAGGGGAGCATGGACAGGGGCAATCGCTCAACCCATTCAGTGTCCCGGATTCTGGTTTGCGGCAGCGTAACCCTTATTCCGCCTACTATACTAGTCCTATTGTACCTCCTCAGCCTTCAGTGGGAGCGGGATCATCGATCGAGGGCTTTGGTATGCATAGATATGCTCCTGGACGGACGAGTATGATCCAGCCGCACCATCTGCAAGATTGggaagacgaagatgaagaaCCTCACTCGAGTAGATATCACGTGCGGACAGACTGGGATCCTGAAGATGAGTATGATGATCCTGAACCAAGCGTTGCAGCACGTCGACCCTACAGTGATGTAACTTTGCCTGGATACCATCCTCCGAGCCGTATTATCTATCCTGAAGGCCACGGATCGGACCAAAATGCTCATTCTCAAACTATGATTACCGTTGAAAGTGACACAGGGGGGAAGAAATTCATAAACGAGAATATATGCCGTGAGTAGTCCACGATTTTGGATATATACGACTTGTCATTGACGCTCGAATATCTCAGCCATGGAACAACGCCGCTCGTTCATCCTTGTCCTCGCCAAGGCTCTCTTGCAGCTCCAAGCCCCTTCCCATCGAATTGAGAACCAGTTGGAGGCTGCTGCACGTGTTTTGGAAGTTCCCGCCGAGTTCCTGCATTTGCCGTCGTTGGTGATTGTTAGCTTTGGAAGTCTTGATGGAGAAAATGGCGCACCGGCAGTAGACAAACCGCGCAAGTTTAGCTTCAGTTCAAACAAGATTAAATCAGCGATTGTCATGGCAGTACTGGGGAAGAGCAAACGGGAGAATACAGGGGATGAAAACCAACAAGATAAAACGGCCGAGGATGAGCGAGTACGAGATCGAAAAGGACCAACCCAGGCAACAACGTTCGGAATTCGGGTCCACATCGTTAAAAGCGGTGGAAAAATGGAGCTCGGAAAGCTTCATGAGCTTCATAAGATATATCGCAAGGTTGTGCACGACGAAATATCAGCTCAGGATGGGAGAATTAAGTATTGAAATTACTGAAACAGCCTCCTATTTATAGGTATTTCTTTTTCAATCCACATCGCGTCGGCATATAAGCTCACCCAATTGTAGTATCTACGAGCGATGCGCACATGCTTTTTTATGCGGCCTCCTCATCTGTGTTATGTCATTTGGAGGGTCTTTCATTGACATGTGGGTGGCTGGCGCAGGATGCGCGACAATAGCATACTTGCAGCTAGGGGTGGCATCAGGCAATCTCTGTACTCTAATATTTTCGAGTGAGTCAAAAACACTCCGTTTATTACCAGTCGTTTCCAACCTTTTTGCATAGGATATCTGCCGCTATGATGATGTCTTTTATTGCTCGCGGGCTGTCCAGCATCAACGGTCACTTATTTTGTTACTCGGCCATTTCTTCTGCATCAGTTGGTAAGCCTCGTGCCGTTTGGTCACACACTCATTTGACATTCCATAGTTCTTATACTTCCGGGCTCTATTGTTTGTAAGTAATTCCAGTGCCAACGCATATACGTTATATTGAGCCTTTCTCCTAGTGTCAAGCTCACTCGAGCTTGCATCCCGGAGTCTTGTGAGCGGAAGCGTCAAAATGGTTTACGCCATTGTGTATTCCTTGTTCCTTGGATTTAGCTTAACTATCGGAAGTGATCTCTACTATCTGGTGGACCAATCTGCTCGGCCCCGCATTGCCGCTGGGATGGCAAATGTTACCGATTCCTACGACCTTCCTGGAATTTTCACCGGCGATAATGGTCAGGTTGTGTTCTCCGGCGCATTCACCTTCTTAAAACCCGCTGCCTCGGTCACCAATACGGTTAAGTACGTGTCAAAGGGATGTACGCGCCGGGTTGACGGCCCGTGGTATTTACGGCAATTACCGATATGGACGCTTCTTGTACTGGTACCGCTCTACAGTATCATCTCATCAATGTGGAAGCTTCAGCCCTTTCTGAGCAAGCAGCTCCCAGTCATGGTCTTTATTAGCTGTTGCTCCTATGCCGCCAACAAAGGTGAATGGTTCAAGCATTATCATTGTAGACGAATACACTAAAGCACAAGGATAGCTGCCAATCGGTACATTTTCAATCGGAGCGATATCGTTTCTGCGATAGGTGCATTCGTTACAGGTATACTTGGGAATGCTTACGCCCGTATCTTTCGCGGTACTGCGTACACTGCGATGGTGACAGCGGTCGGATTCTTGGTACCCGTGAGTAGAAACATGGATTCCGGTAGCTCTGTTTGACGTCAAACTAGTCGGGTATTGCCGCAGCAGGAGGGCTTGCTCAGGTGGGGTACTTCTTCTTCCTGGCAGCTGAAATTCTAACGTACTAAGTATAGACCTACGAAAACTCCGAAGGGGATCAATACAGTACAGGTTTAGCCCTCGGTTTCCGTATGGTGCAAGGTTCGTTTCTCGTTCTTTACCTGTACATGGTCCTAAAAAACATCGACGCCAGTTGCAATCGGATGCACTGTCGGACTTTTCGGAGCTGGAGTAGTTGTCTATTCATTTGGGTCAACGAAGCGTTCAGGATATTTCGCGTTCTAGGCTTATAATAGCATCACTATACGATCAATTTCGACGCAGGTTTGGGACAAATGGCGTCATTTTGAGAAACTGATCTGCTTGTGCGATATTCCAATCCATTATGAATAAAAATAAGTCAGGTTTTCGAAGGAATTAGCAGTTCAAAAATTTTCAACCTCGGCCCATCATGTATACTAGCAACAATGGCTGAGCCAACGTCTCAGACATAGTCATCTGAATGTAAGACAAGCTATGGGAGCAATTAAAACACTGGCCCTACCAAATATCGTTCCACTCATCGGAGTATTTCCGCGTGTGCATTACTCGTTTTACAATGTCCCAAATCTCGGCTTTTTATTGGCCTATGGTCGTACCTATTAGTGATTCTATTCCGCTATAGAAGTTATATGCCAAAAGTATAAATTTGCCACATGCTAGAGTAATATTACATAATATCTCATGCATTTGTTCCACAGCTAGTTTGCCCGAAATATCCTGGAGGTCAATTTAGTATCTTGCAAATCGTGAAACGTATGACTTCGAGGCTTTAATTCGATGTGATTGCGTGCTTGCCGTGGTTGAGCGGCTTTTGAAAAGAAACGCTCCAGACTATTGGCCGGAAATGAGTCAGAAAAAGTGGTACGACTTCAAAGTAGCTCTCGAGGCCGACTCAATGACAATCGGTGATTATCCACCGTGATTTTCGCAATTATAGCTCATTTGTCGCTTGATCAGTCTATCGAAATCACATCGTAGTTTCGTTTCGAAGCAGGATTTGATCAAACTGGCCTCAGTTTATACCATAGGCTACCACGACCAAGGGCAAGCGAGCCCCAGCTCACGTCCGCAATTGTCAGTTCAAGCCTCAAATCACCATATACGCGTTATAGAAATAAGTAGCTATGGAACAAGAGTACGGTATTGGTGTTTGTTGTGTTAAATGGTTGACGTGTGTTATAAAACGTTAACTTTAGGTTTGGGCTGAATGGTTCGAGACCCAGTTTGGAAGCTATGTAAAATACTACGAATGAAGTTCAAGGACTTAGTTATCTATAATGTAGTGGGGTGAATAATTCACGTAAGTTTCTTCAACTAGCGGTCATACACACAGCGAAGCTAACTCTCTTGATGCAGCGGCCTAAAGCTTCCATTAGACTGGGCATTTCTTCATACTGCCCAGGGGGTTGCGCGATTTTCTCGTTATTGTATACCCTGTACaactatatatgcgcatgcgTAATTGTCTGTGCTTAGCATGGGATCCAAAAATGAGCAAGCTGTGACTATTACAGGAGCTCCAGAGGTTAGTTTGTAAGTAGGATGATATTTCATATACTATATGGGTTCTCACAGATGTGTCTGGTTTCATCATAGTAAACAACCGGGCACTATCGAAATGATTGGCCCGTGGCTTGGGGAGGGAATTTAGGCATCGGCACGCACGGCATGTAATCTAGACTTCTTTTTCACTTGAGCCCCAACTGTTCCCTAAGCGAGTGTGAAAAGTATGGATCGAGTCATTCCCAGCCCTATAGATAAACCACTGTTGGCCGACGCCAGTATTATTGCACTATCCCCACTCCTCCTAATTGGTATTTTATCAACTCTTGGCAAGGCTCTTGGTGAACCATGTCTGGCCCGAAAGCTCCGATTTATATAACTGAGGACGCGGCTCAAACCATTGTGCCGGTGACCTCTCATGCTGCCGACGAAGTCTCTGGTCCTCCTCAACGCCAGGCAGCTCAAGATATCGACCGCAAAGCTATCCAAAATACTCCACAATCAGCTTTGCTCGATATTGAACATCAACCTGTCGATGACGACCCGCGACTATGGTCGAAAAATCGTAAAGTTTGTTCTGATTGGATTGAGATATTATGCGACTTTGCCAACCCGTCACCATCAATTACAGATCACAATAGTCGCCATCATCGCGTTTGCGACCTTGGCTCCGACTTTCTCGGTAAACCTCTATAATCGTATGTTGCTTTCTCTTAGAAGCTCTACTGATGTGATAATTAACTAAATGAAAACCAGCTGCATTCGCTCAGATCAAGAAGGAGTTGCATGCAACCAATGGCCAAATTGCCTTATCTCTGGCATTATTCATTCTTGTCCAGGGGAACGCGCCCATAATCTGGAGCGCGGTGTCCGAGATTAAAGGACGGAAAATAGTCTATATCGTGTCTATGCTAGTAGGTCATGTTGGGTATTCCTCAGAATAGCCGCACTTAATGAACCGCGTCCAGCTCTTTTGTATTGGTTCGGCAATCTGTGGCGCCGCGAAGGACATGAAAGTTCTGATTGGGATGCGGATCGTTCAAGCCGCTGGATCCAGCTCAGTTTTGAATCTCGGTGCTGGGACTCTTAGTGTATGTCTTACATACCCATTCACATACTTAGCGCTACAGTGCTAATATCAAGTTTGTATTACGACAGGACATGTATGATCCACACGAACGGGGCACTATGATGGGAATTTACTTTGCCGGGGTTCGCTCTATAAGCACACTAATTTTTCTCTTTGTATCAAACCTAACACAGCTCCATTTGCGTTCGGGACGCTCGTAGCCCTTGTTAGGGCCAAGTATTGTTAGTCCATCTCGTTCCATTAAACCTCGCTTCATGTACACTGGCCGATGAGTTAATTCTTTCCTCTCGTACCCATCCCCTTTGTGAACCACAGGGGCCAATCATAGGCGGCGGACTTACTGCTGGGTTCTCCTGGCGCGCTACTTTTTGGTTCCTAGTAATTTTCGCCGGTGTTTCCCTTGGTACTTTTGTGTTTCTACCCGATACTTGGCGCCGTGAACGTAGTACTTCCTATCAAGCCGCCAAACAGCGAGCACTGAAGGAGCGTGCGAAGCGAAGCCAAGCGGGGACACCTACCTGGAGTCGAGCCCCTAGTCCAACTAGAAGCGGTACTGTTACGCCGATTATTGGTGCAAATACTCCTACGGACCTGACCCAAGGTTATGAGGACAAGAAAAAAGCCCAGGAGCAAGTGGCGAACGCCGCCACCACTGTGGTTAAGTCCGAAAAACATGGAGTGCAAGATGAAGATATCAAACTCTCAATAACAGACGTAAATCCCATCTCCCCGATTTGGCATATTCTCAAGGAACGGTCAAATCTCTGCATCCTTTTTGCGAGTGGTGAGCAGTCCAGCACGGATAAAGTGAAGTATATTTGACCGTATTTCGATAGCCCTCTTGTTTGCATATCAATATGCTGTTGCTTTTACCGCAGCATTGACTTTTGCAGGGGAGCCATATAATTATAACTCAATAAAGGTCGGGCTTGTACTTCTATCTTTTGGGCTAGGGAACCTTTCTGGATCTATTCTGGGAGGTCGATGGTCCGATCGTGTCTTGGGACAACTCAAAGCGAAAAATGGAGGAGAAAGTGTTCCTGAAGTAAGTGacatggctatatgcgcgaTTACTGGATTGATTAATGTTGTTTTATTCAAGATGCGTTTGCAAAGCACAAAACCTGCTTTGATATTCTTACCCTTCTTTGTAATAGCTTATGCATGGATGTGTGAAAAACACGTAAATATTGCTGGGCCGGTGGTGGTACTATTCTTCTCTGGGTTCTGTGCCATGTAAGCTTCTCGGTCTCTATTTCATGAATTGATTTGGCTTACAAACTTATTCAGCTGGATATATTCAAGTACACTTGCATACATTGTTGATTCTAACCCTGGGCGAGCATCTTCCGCAATCGCTACAAATAGCTCATTCAGGGGAATATCGGGACTCATAGCTGCCGAGATTTCTGTCCCTTTGAAGGTGCGCTGGCCTTATCCTACATACTTATCTCGACTTATTGACTTCGGCATGGGGGCGTGCGTGTGTGAAAAGAATGCTCTTGGCGATGGTGGGCTATACACTCTTTGGGCTGGGCTCTTAGTTATATGCGAGGCTCTCATTATCTTACTTATTTGGCGCGGTGGAAAATGGCGTGCTGCACGTCAACAGGGTCTCCCAGTCTGAATACCTCCATCTATGCCCGCTGCTTAAGCATACCGCGGGCCGGTGGGGTTTGATTGTCTTCTTTCCAAATTTGCATGCCCTCATGTATTTTGTTTGTTACCAGCCTTAATAGAGTCTCAGTGTTTGCATTGCTATAGTTGAACAGTCAGAATTTCTAAACCAACTCAGTCATTGAGACTTGTTGGGTCGAGTTCCGGATTTTTCAACTCACGGAGTATTTGCATGAGCTTGGTAATAATTATAGACCAACGTGGTATTGGTGGAACCCAGAAGTGGGAGTTTTCTGGACATAAAAGGCCGTGCCTTGTATGCGGTGTACTGGCAAAGTCCGGCCGTTATTCCTAGAAGCTTTACGACCCGTCGTACCTCCGGGTGGAGGTGATTGGCGGTGTGTTCTCACCtccattggcgcttaagggtgGATAAACCTAGTTGGCTGTCAAAAATGCCCCTCGGCTAAGCCAGCTTTCCCACAAGTTCACTTGCTTTAATAGATAAAAACGATATAATATAATATAACAACAAGCTCATATCTCTGAATTTTCTCTGTGTGTTATCCAGCTGCGGATAGTTGGGTTCCGGGCACAGGCCTGATGCTGATTTTCCATATTTCCAAGCTCACCGTACGCGTAATATCGAGCGATCGATTTGCTAGATTATGCATTGATAGACTATTCCAGGACTAAGAAATAAGCAGGAGGGGGTGTGCGGGATCTAAGTATTCATTACCACATAGCCACACCGTTACTAGCTATAGACCACTGGTATGTAAACTCCAGAAGCTAAGCTAAGCATGGAAACAGTCACGGTTTGAGTCAGCCAATTGCAAGATGTTATTGCCACAAGGTTCTCATTCACTCTCAGCCATGAGCTTGAGTGCTAAAGTGAACCTCCCGATTGAATTATTACCCTCATATTCAATCTTGTGCAACCTGAATCCCTCGCTGTCTTGATGCGTTGCAATACATGTTTCTACCAGATATGCAATCCACTATTCTATAGAGAAGTCCACCTGCATACGCCTATCCAGTTAGTGCGACTATCGAACAGCCAAAAAGCTACTCAGGCATCGATGCTAAGAACTACCGAAACTCTACTTGTTGATGATTTCGCCTTATACCTAGAATCTTGGGAGAACATTGATGTTGAATATTCCTCAGACCCTTTCCACTACCTTCTTATCGTGCTACATGCGACCATATCACTCAGTTGACTCAAGATAACTCAGAGCAAAGTTACAAAGGATTTCTTCCGGAGGGTCGATAGGATCCATAAACATAATGACTCAAGCGGAGTACTGAGCACGTTTAGAGACCCCAAATTTCTTCCAAACCTCTCACTTATAAGCGTTTTCAGTCCCTACATTTTTGACGGACCCAAGAGATCTTATTTTTATGGACTCTGTTATGGTCGAGTTATAGAGTGCTACTCTACATGGGCCAATAAGAAGGTGTTTGTGGCTATGTTTCCTGGGCTGTGAAAAATTGAGGCCACGACCCTGGGTCCTCAGTTAGCATCTTCCCCTGAAAGACATGTTTCTAGTGGGAGGGTTGGGCAATTAATTCGACAATCTATTGAT
This region includes:
- a CDS encoding nitrogen permease regulator 2, with protein sequence MDENWDLTIARVVRFVDGANHVKRICELADVDLELGRLAVQHLLFYQCVIMVDIFQYSNIYALKPSIEWLANDPGVQEECPGYVTLPGHTPPSWPELLRLYSRLSHSQTVHSWLESASSVTTSRSNPTTPKSPMGISPDIVSSIDPRRFISFGVIKGFVRRVRRWPVLLSRRGKRGRDGY
- a CDS encoding ricin-type beta-trefoil lectin domain protein, with protein sequence MPAAAVVLALAGLAAAQYPAYTGQLLVSPGSNAGKCLDAENRDGAPVKIADCNGSANQKWSFGSKSHVVKIHGNKCLDVKDGVNADGTKLQIWTCNESSQNQKFWYSFWDYTLSWEGKGTGDFTKIGIIPVMVESLIPTVPMAMATLMSATEFASAHAPALTQLRIASTSMMSWAAAGTCLPTMMPEPSNLAMPTTLSLWVFMELLLGTRASNPPCCPPYPQLLQLPYPSYSRSGPVKRSHKRRAFSHDN
- a CDS encoding ricin-type beta-trefoil lectin domain protein; its protein translation is MNPIASILPDSPRRQMPEAIGIEPGDRTRSRPSSRPRRSSLTGRTRGNGHNPVPAGDNENVMLSSMAESSYFSGDRDGNSVPVSHSFDVNEQPVHFSLLPFGPSRRRSSLATNSTSISTPPPMYTGYGTSRAPATEPIPQHAQFNTFLQVGEHGQGQSLNPFSVPDSGLRQRNPYSAYYTSPIVPPQPSVGAGSSIEGFGMHRYAPGRTSMIQPHHLQDWEDEDEEPHSSRYHVRTDWDPEDEYDDPEPSVAARRPYSDVTLPGYHPPSRIIYPEGHGSDQNAHSQTMITVESDTGGKKFINENICPMEQRRSFILVLAKALLQLQAPSHRIENQLEAAARVLEVPAEFLHLPSLVIVSFGSLDGENGAPAVDKPRKFSFSSNKIKSAIVMAVLGKSKRENTGDENQQDKTAEDERVRDRKGPTQATTFGIRVHIVKSGGKMELGKLHELHKIYRKVVHDEISAQDGRIKY
- a CDS encoding pheromone-regulated membrane protein, whose product is MRDNSILAARGGIRQSLYSNIFEISAAMMMSFIARGLSSINGHLFCYSAISSASVVLILPGSIVLSSSLELASRSLVSGSVKMVYAIVYSLFLGFSLTIGSDLYYLVDQSARPRIAAGMANVTDSYDLPGIFTGDNGQVVFSGAFTFLKPAASVTNTVNIISSMWKLQPFLSKQLPVMVFISCCSYAANKAANRYIFNRSDIVSAIGAFVTGILGNAYARIFRGTAYTAMVTAVGFLVPSGIAAAGGLAQTYENSEGDQYSTGLALGFRMVQVAIGCTVGLFGAGVVVYSFGSTKRSGYFAF
- a CDS encoding ricin-type beta-trefoil lectin domain protein: MSGPKAPIYITEDAAQTIVPVTSHAADEVSGPPQRQAAQDIDRKAIQNTPQSALLDIEHQPVDDDPRLWSKNRKITIVAIIAFATLAPTFSVNLYNPAFAQIKKELHATNGQIALSLALFILVQGNAPIIWSAVSEIKGRKIVYIVSMLLFCIGSAICGAAKDMKVLIGMRIVQAAGSSSVLNLGAGTLSGPIIGGGLTAGFSWRATFWFLVIFAGVSLGTFVFLPDTWRRERSTSYQAAKQRALKERAKRSQAGTPTWSRAPSPTRSGTVTPIIGANTPTDLTQGYEDKKKAQEQVANAATTVVKSEKHGVQDEDIKLSITDVNPISPIWHILKERSNLCILFASALLFAYQYAVAFTAALTFAGEPYNYNSIKVGLVLLSFGLGNLSGSILGGRWSDRVLGQLKAKNGGESVPEMRLQSTKPALIFLPFFVIAYAWMCEKHVNIAGPVVVLFFSGFCAIWIYSSTLAYIVDSNPGRASSAIATNSSFRGISGLIAAEISVPLKLASSPERHVSSGRVGQLIRQSIDADIRLNVNRLVLLLKFPGVVLNNEPSPIHDTYSWLKDVLTTAELPHLQTLSATFESLPLDWEIGLEAQLLGVKKLQTVAPRVSQLMLSSNKTLWKKWTPAPGEISLYPTVPDWTPYPSENGNPRRDPLRESFLWWFNAMGLDILGTQDQMLKREFVKQLSEAMCERWDYRDYRALTADSIHRQLEFLNLI